The segment GATCGGCCAGCTGCAGATTCGCCAGCGCCAGCGCTAACGCGGTGTGGACCCGACTGTCCGGCTCGGCGGCCAGCCGCTGTTCCAGCAGGGGAAGCTGGTCCGCCATCCCCTCATTTTGCAACTGCCGGGCCGCGCGCAGGCGCAGAGCGACATCCGGGCTGACCAGCTGGTGGGCGGCCAGCGCAGTGTTGACCAGTACACGCAGCCGGTTGTTCATAAACAGTTTTTTCAGGCTGCCGGCAGGCTGCGCCACCGTGTCCAGCGGCTGCAGCGTTGCACCCTGCTGGCTGAACGGCTGCCTGTTCTGGTCGGTAACCACAGTTTCAGCATGCAGCGCCTCCAGCAGCGGCAGGCGCTGACTGTCGGGCGCCGCGGCCCACTGCTGCAGCAGCGCCGCCTGCTGACTGCGGCTGGCGGCCGCAAAGTCCGCAGCCGGTCCGGCGCTGGCCATCAGCGGCATCAGCAGCAGCAGGCTGAGAAAGCAGCGACATAGATTCATAAAGAGAGCCTCGTCAGGGGAGAGCATCGCAGCCGCATCACAGCAGGTGACGCGGCCGGGTTATCCGCCGCGCACCATTACTGCGCGGTTTTGACCGGGTGGTCGGGCTTTTTGTCGTTACCGGCGATATAGGGGCTCCACGGCTGCGCACGAACCGGCTGATCGGTCTGCCATACCACGCTGAACTGGCCGTTCTCTTCCACCTCGCCAATCATGACCGGCTTATGCAGATGGTGGTTGGTCTGATCCATCGTCAGGGTAAAGCCATCCGGGGCCTTAAAGGTCTGGCCGGCCATGGCCGCCCGCACTTTGTCGACGTCCGTGGTGCCCGCTTTTTCCACCGCCTGCGCCCACATATGGATCCCTACATAGGTTGCCTCCATCGGATCGTTGGTGACGACGGTGGCGGCGTTCGGCAGGTTGTGCGCTTTGGCGTAAGCGCGGTAATCGGCGACGAATCTGGCATTAACCGGATTATCAATCGACTCGAAATAGTTCCAGGCCGCTAACTGACCCACCAGCGGTCGGGTGTCGATGCCGCGCAGCTCCTCTTCGCCCACCGAGAAGGCGACGACCGGAATGTCAGTGGCCTTAATGCCCTGGTTGGCCAGCTCTTTGTAGAACGGCACGTTGGAGTCGCCATTGATGGTGGAGACCACGGCCGTTTTGCCGCCCGCCGCAAACTTTTTAATGTCCGCGACGATGGTCTGATAATCGCTGTAACCGAAAGGCGTATAGACCTCTTTGATATCGCTGTCCGCCACGCCTTTACTGTGCAGGAAGGCGCGCAGGATCTTGTTGGTGGTACGCGGATAGACGTAGTCGGTGCCCAGCAGGAAGAAGCGTTTCGCGCTGCCGCCATCTTCGCTCATCAGGTACTCCACGGCCGGGATCGCCTGCTGATTCGGCGCGGCACCGGTGTAGAAGACGTTGGGCGACATCTCTTCCCCTTCATACTGCACCGGGTAGAAGAGCAGGCCGTTCAGCTCTTCAAACACCGGCAACACCGACTTACGTGAAACCGAGGTCCAGC is part of the Pantoea sp. Ep11b genome and harbors:
- the urtA gene encoding urea ABC transporter substrate-binding protein, whose amino-acid sequence is MKRRSLIKAFALSATVVSLGFTWSAQAADTIKVGIMHSLSGTMAISETPLKDVALMTIDEINARGGVLGKKLEPVVVDPASNWPLFAEKARQLLTQDKAAVVFGCWTSVSRKSVLPVFEELNGLLFYPVQYEGEEMSPNVFYTGAAPNQQAIPAVEYLMSEDGGSAKRFFLLGTDYVYPRTTNKILRAFLHSKGVADSDIKEVYTPFGYSDYQTIVADIKKFAAGGKTAVVSTINGDSNVPFYKELANQGIKATDIPVVAFSVGEEELRGIDTRPLVGQLAAWNYFESIDNPVNARFVADYRAYAKAHNLPNAATVVTNDPMEATYVGIHMWAQAVEKAGTTDVDKVRAAMAGQTFKAPDGFTLTMDQTNHHLHKPVMIGEVEENGQFSVVWQTDQPVRAQPWSPYIAGNDKKPDHPVKTAQ